One Pempheris klunzingeri isolate RE-2024b chromosome 22, fPemKlu1.hap1, whole genome shotgun sequence DNA segment encodes these proteins:
- the LOC139221654 gene encoding basic helix-loop-helix ARNT-like protein 2, translating into MSAGGSDGTAGRPADASAEEEGTSQAGSSLPAVEQPRKRKGDVEERSIANVQHSLDFQMEDDLSRSEGEDQQVKMKCFREPHSQIEKRRRDKMNTLIDELSAMIPACQPMARKLNKLTVLRKAVQHLKGLKAGTGSAFTDTTYKPSILPHDDLRQLLLRAADGFLLIVSCDRAKILFISESVSKILNFSRVELTGQSLFDFIHPKDISKVKEQLSSSEMLPRQRLIDAATGVQVQADSPVRATHLSTGARRSFFCRMKHSRVAGKLEDKHLLPSTSKKKDTHKYCTLHCTGYMRSWPSSQLDSEGDAEKESSNLTCLVTVCRLLPHVAHQPSTDIQVKPTEFVTRCAIDGKFTFVDQRATTVIGYLPQEVLSTSCYEYFHQDDLQHLAEKHRQVLRSKEKIETPCYKFKTKYGSYVSLQSQWFSFTNPWTKEVEFIVSLNRVIPRGPGHPKDEEAGSSKALQEDTKQIPIIPGLSSGVGTMIYAGSIGTQIANELIDSYRMNSSPSSGASSPFGPVQEKCPLVSPQTSRSASSREEAAGSSSQSQSDSGTAAGASSATSESTGEPSQLDLDSMVVPGLSNFSSDEAAMAVIMSLLETDVNMGQTGDFDDLHWPF; encoded by the exons ATGcctctgcagaggaagaaggcACAAGCCAAGCGGGCTCCTCGCTGCCAGCTGTCGAGCAGCCAAGGAAACGAAAGGGAGATGTGGAGGAGAGGTCAATCGCCAATGTACA GCACAGCCTCGACTTCCAAATGGAGGACGACCTCAGCAG ATCTGAAGGAGAGGACCAGCAAGTCAAAATGAAATGCTTCAG GGAGCCTCACAGCCAGATCGAGAAGAGGCGGAGGGATAAAATGAACACCCTCATCGACGAGCTGTCGGCTATGATCCCCGCCTGTCAGCCCATGGCCCGAAAGCTCAACAAGCTCACTGTGCTGCGGAAGGCCGTGCAACACCTGAAAGGCCTGAAAG CTGGGACAGGCAGCGCCTTCACTGACACCACCTACAAGCCTTCCATCCTGCCTCATGACGACCTCAGGCAGCTTCTGCTCAGG GCTGCTGATGGTTTCCTGTTAATTGTAAGTTGTGACCGGGCGAAAATTCTGTTCATCTCCGAGTCCGTCTCCAAGATCCTCAACTTCAGCCGG GTGGAGCTGACTGGGCAGAGCTTGTTTGACTTCATCCACCCCAAAGACATCAGCAAGGTGAAGGAGCAGCTGTCGTCTTCGGAGATGCTCCCTCGCCAACGCCTCATCGATGCTGCAA CGGGGGTTCAGGTCCAGGCGGATTCCCCCGTCCGGGCGACCCACCTGTCCACTGGAGCCCGGAGGTCCTTCTTCTGCCGGATGAAGCACAGTCGGGTGGCGGGGAAGCTCGAGGACAAACACTTGCTGCCCAGTACTTCCAAAAAGAAAG ACACGCACAAATACTGCACCCTCCACTGCACTGGATACATGCGCAGCTGGCCCAGCAGCCAGCTGGACTCGGAGGGCGACGCTGAGAAGGAATCCTCGAACCTGACCTGCCTGGTGACGGTGTGCCGCCTCCTCCCCCACGTGGCCCACCAGCCTTCCACAGACATCCAGGTCAAGCCCACCGAGTTTGTCACCCGCTGTGCCATCGACGGCAAGTTCACGTTTGTCGACCAACG aGCGACCACGGTCATCGGTTATTTGCCGCAGGAAGTTCTCAGCACGTCGTGTTACGAGTATTTCCACCAGGACGACCTGCAGCACCTCGCGGAGAAACACAGGCAAG TTCTTCGAAGCAAAGAGAAGATCGAGACGCCGTGCTACAAGTTCAAGACAAAATACGGCTCCTACGTTTCACTCCAAAGTCAGTGGTTCAGCTTCACAAACCCATGGACCAAAGAAGTCGAGTTCATCGTGTCTTTAAACAGGGTTATCCC CAGGGGGCCTGGTCACCCAAAAGATGAGGAGGCCGGCAGCTCAAAAGCACTTCAGG AAGATACAAAGCAAATACCCATAATTCCTGGCCTCTCCAGTGGCGTGGGCACAATGATCTACGCAGGCAGCATAGGGACCCAAATCGCAAACGAGCTCATCGACTCTTACAG AATGAACTCGTCTCCTTCGAGCGGAGCTTCCAGCCCCTTTGGTCCGGTTCAGGAGAAATGTCCGCTGGTCTCCCCACAAACCAGCAGGAGT GCgtccagcagagaggaggcagcaggcagTTCATCACAGTCCCAGTCTGACTCGGGGACAGCGGCGGGTGCAAGCAGTGCAACTTCTGAAAGTACAG GCGAGCCGTCCCAGCTGGACTTGGACAGCATGGTGGTGCCGGGCCTGAGCAACTTCAGCAGCGACGAGGCGGCCATGGCGGTGATCATGAGCTTGCTGGAGACGGACGTGAACATGGGTCAAACTGGGGACTTTGATGATTTACACTGGCCTTTCTAG